The DNA region CAAAAAGCGGTTTAACCTATACGATTAAAAAGGTTCAGGTCAATTAATAACCTGGCTTTTTTTTTACAATAAAAGTACATTGTTGTTTTAGTTCACTCTGTTGATTGAGCGAAGTGCCTTGAGCTTCAATCAACAGACATGAATAAAAATTAAACAGTGGTTAGGAGGTTAATGATGGAGCAACCAACAAATAACCAGCAAATAAGCTCATACATTATACATTCACAGGAAGAAGAGATTAAACGGATTTCCCAAGAGCTCCATGAAGGGGTTGGCCAAAATCTCTATAGCATCTTAACTGGATTACAATTCGTTCAATCAAGTACCAAACAGCAGCATTTAAAGAATTATTTACATGAAATGACAGAGTTACTTGAAAAAAACATTCAGGAGATTAGGCTTCTATCTGTTGAATTGCATCCGCCTACCCTTACAACACTTGGATTACTTCCAGCGATTAAGAGCTATATTAAGCTATATACCTCTACATTTGGAATTCTTGTTGATTTGAACTCAACTGGAGAGGAAAGGCAACTTCCCGAGAGACACCGGATTGCTGTTTTTCGCGTCTGCCAGGAAGCACTAACTAATATTGCCAAGTATGCAGATACATCTGAAGTAAAAATTGATTTTTATTGGGGAGAATATGAACTAAATATGTGTATTTGTGATTTTGGTCAAGGATTTAAAGCAGAAGAGACAGATAATACTCTAGGTATTTCGGCCATGAAGGAACGGATGCATCTAACTGGCGGAACGTGTGATATTTCCTCTACAATAGGAGAAGGAACAACGATTGAAATTTCTCTTCCCTATTGAGGGAAAAAGGAGGGCTGAAATTGATAAGAATTCTCTTGGTGGATGATCATGCTGTTGTAAGAATGGGTCTGACGATGCTACTGAATAATCACCCGGATATGCAAGTGATAGGTGAAGCCTCAGAAGGAAATGAAGGTATAAAAAAGGCGCTAAAGCTAAAACCAAATGTTGTCGTTATGGATTTAAGTATGCCGCACGGAAAGGACGGATTGTCAGCTACTGCCGAGTTAAAAAAGCTCATGCCAGAAGTAAACATTCTAATTCTGACCATGCATGATGATGAAGAGTACTTATTTAGAGCGGTCCAAGCAGGTGCTTCAGGATGCATTTTAAAAAGTGCCCCGCATGATGAATTAATGTCAGCAATTGAATCGGTAGCCCTTGGTGACGCATATCTTCATCCAGCAGCAACTAAACGATTAATGGAAGAATATTTAGCCAGTACGAAGCATGGAAATAATGATACCTTTAATCTGTTATCAGACCGAGAAAAAGAAGTGTTAACACTCGTTGCAAAAGGTTATGCAAACAAAGAGATTGCCGAGCAGTTAGTCATAAGTGTAAAAACGGTTGAAACTCATAAAGGAAACTTAATGGAAAAACTCCAAATGAAAACCCGACCCGAATTGGTTGAATACGCATTAAAAAAGGGGTTATTAGGATATGGAATGTAAGGAGAATCTTCTAGGATGTCTGAAATAAAGGAACTGCAGGCCGTTAGTAACGTATGTAATCAATTAAAAAAAGCAGCCGGCTGTGAGTTTGTTGCCCTTGCCCTGCAAAATGAAGCAGGCCCTGATGTCAGATGGCACTTTGCAGCAGGCAACTTGAATGATAAATACAAACGTATAACTGTCCGCTTTGGAAAAGGCATTGCAGGGAAAATCATTTCTAGCGGCAGCCCGATGGAGATGGTTGATTTTCCTAATGATATTATCGGTAAGATTACTGACCATCCAATCATGCTAGCGGAAAAACTAGTATCCACTTACGCAGTCCCATTGTTTTTTAATGCTGTTCCTAAAGGTGTCTTGCTTATTGGTAATAGAGAAAAGCATATTTTTTCTGAGCGGAGTCATGAGCTTGTAAAGGAAAGTGCTCATTTGTTGGAGCAAATCCTAAAAAGCCATATTTTACGTTTATGAAGGAGGCATGGAATGGATAAGGAATTAAAGCACCCTTCGAACGAGCTAGCCTACCTTAAGTTAGAATTAAACAAGTCGATGCAGGAATTGATGGATACTAAGTTTGCTCTCGATGAATCATCGATTGTTGCAATAACAGATTCTAAAGGGATCATTACATATATAAACGATCAATTTTGCCGAATTTCAAAGTATTCTAAAGAGGAGCTTTTGGGTCAAGATCATCATATTTTAAACTCTGGATACCATTCAAAGGAATTTTTTAGAGAAATGTGGAGAACAATCGGTTCCGGTGAGGTTTGGAAGGGTGAAATTCGAAATAGAGCGAAGGATGGGTCATACTATTGGGTAGACACAACTATTGTTCCATTTTTAGATGATAAGGGTAAACCATATCAATATTTAGCCATTCGTTTTGAAATTACGGAAAGAAAACGTGTAGAACAAGAATTGCAATCCATGATGACGACTATCATAGATGTTCAAGAAGAGGAACGCAAGCGTTTATCACGAAATTTACATGATGGAATTGGACAAAATTTATATAGTCATTTGATTACAATCAACCGTTTAATGACTGAAGTAGACCACCCATTAATCCAACAAATGCAAAAGGAAGCAACAGAACTAATTGAAGAAATTCGAGAAATTTCCTGGGAGCTGCGTCCCTCTGTATTAGATGATCTCGGCCTTGTTCCAGCGATTCGATCCTTCCTTTCACGGTATTCTGAGAACTATAATATTGATGTTTATTTTGACTGTGTGCTGAATCAGCGTCTGGATATTGGTATCGAACTAACCATTTATCGAATTATTCAGGAAGCATTAACAAATGTCCGAAAGTATGCAGAAGTTTCCGAAGCAACTGTGACTGTAAGAAAAATAGACGATATTATTAGGGTAATGATTGAAGACCAGGGGTGCGGATTTGATTTATCTGAACAAACCCATGGAGTTGGTCTGTTTAGTATGGATGAACGGGCACGTTCCGTTGGCGGAGAACTCACCGTTTCTACTTCACCAGGAAAAGGAACGAAAATCATCTTAGAAGTACCGGCTTCTGTTACAGGAAAAGGAATAAATCGTGACACATAAACAAAAGAACCAGACATTAACTATGCCTGGTTCTTTGTTTTATATTTGGCTTTGTTAAAGATCAATGTTGATTTTATAACTCTGTTGATTGGAGCGGAAGGCGCGAGACTCCTGCGGGAGTATGGGGCTGGGGAGAACCCACAGGCGCTTAAGCGCCGAGGAGGCTCCCCGGCACGCCCGCGGAAAGCGAAGCGCATGGAGCGGAAATCAACAGTCAAGTTTAACAGAGTTTAAATTTTAAACGAACTCTTTAATGAAACAACTCGGTTGAAAACAAGCTTATCGATTGTAGTTAGTTTAGGGTCTACACTAAAATATCCATGTCTAAAGAATTGGAATTTATCTTGTGGTCTGCTTTCCTTCATGTTTGGCTCCACATAGCCTTGTAAAACTTCTAGAGAATGAGGATTCACATGGTCTAGAAAGGTTTTCTCCTCCACGTCCTGTTCTTCTTCTGTTTTATCCAAAATAAGTGGTTCAAATAAACGGAATTCAGCAGGTACGGCATGGGCCGCTTCAACCCAATGAATGGTTCCTTTTACTTTACGGCCCGTAAAACCGGTACCACTTTTTGTTATAGGGTCATAGGTACAGCGTAGTTCTACTACTTCTCCATTTGCATCTTTAACTACTTCTTCACATTTAATGAAATAGGCATTTTTTAAACGAACTTCATTGCCGGGGAAGAGACGGAAATATTTCTTTGGTGGATCTTCCATAAAATCGTCTTTTTCAATATAGATCACACGAGAAAATGGGATTTTCCTCATACCCATTTCCGGATTTTCTGGATTGATTTCAGCGTCAAGTAATTCGATTTGACCCTCAGGATAATTAGTGATTACCACTTTTAGAGGATTAATAACACCCATCGTCCGCGGTGCTTTTAATTTTAAATCTTCACGGACATAATGCTCGAGCATTTGTGAATCAACGGCACCAGATCCTTTTGAAACACCCGTTTCCTTGACGAAATTGCGAATGGATTCCGGGGTATAACCTTTTCTTCTCATACCAGAAAGGGTCGGCATCCTAGGATCATCCCAGCCATCAACAAATCCTTCATCAACCAATTGTTTTAGTTTTCGTTTACTCATGACTGTGTTGGTTACATTTAGCCGACCAAATTCAATTTGCTGAGGCTGACTCGCCATTTCGCACTTTTCAACCACCCAATTATAAAGAGGACGCTGATCCTCGAATTCCACTGTGCAGATGGAATGGGTCACATCTTCAATTGCATCTTCAAGTGGGTGGGCAAAAGCGTACATTGGGTAGATACACCATTTATCCCCTGTATTATGATGTGTAGAATGGGATATACGATAAATAACTGGGTCACGCAAATTAATATTCGGTGATGACATATCAATTTTTGCACGAAGCACCTTTTCACCATTTCCAAATTCGCCCTCACGCATTCTTTTAAATAAGTTAAGATTTTCCTCGATCGAACGCTCGCGATAGAGACTATCTTTACCAGGAGAGGTAAGAGTACCCCTATATTCACGTATCTCATCAGCGGATAGGTCATCCACGTAGGCAAGTCCTTTTTCAATTAATAATACCGCACGGCTATACATTTCCTCGAAATAGTCGGATGCAAAGTATAAATTATCCCATTCAAAGCCAAGCCATTTTACATCTTCTTTAATGGAGTTTACATACTCGACATCTTCCTTTAATGGATTGGTATCATCAAATCGTAAATTTGTTGTTCCGTTAAATTCGTCTGCTAAGCCAAAGTTGATTATAATTGATTTAGCATGTCCAATATGTAAATACCCATTTGGTTCAGGTGGGAAACGAGTAATAATTTTATTGTGCTTTCCTGATTCTAAATCTTTGATCATTCTATCTTTTATAAAATTAGACGTATGATTGTCCATACTTTCAACCTCTTTCATCTTATCTACTATTTAATAAATAACATAAATACTGATATTTTTCCATTCTTCCCAACAATTCATATGAAAAATAGCTCTAAAGCTTATTTTACCAAAAAATCGATAAAAAGGTGAAAATGGTTTTAGTGGTAAATAAAGCATAAAAAAGATAAACTACAATTTTGAAGATAAATAATAGGAAGGGGAAGTTAGATGATAAATTTCGGCACAGTTGGAACAGGGTGGATTACAACCTCCTTTATCGAAGCAGCAAAGCTCAGTGAACAATTTAATCTAGTCGCAGTTTATTCTAGAACAAAGGATAAAGCTCAAAAGTTAGCTCATACATATAACGCACCTGCCTACTTTTCTAATCTTGAGGAAATGGCAAAAAGTGATGAAATCGAGGCAGTCTACATTGCTTCTCCAAATTCTCTGCATTTTGAGCAGGCCATAACCTTTTTGAAAAATAAAAAGCATGTCATTTGCGAAAAGCCGATATTTTCAAATACTGCAGAACTTGAAGAAGCCTACCGGACTGCAGAGGAAAATGGGGTCTATCTATTTGAAGCAATTCGAAATATCCATACTCCGAACTTTGAAATATTAAAGGAAAAGATACATATGGCAGGTAAGATTAGGAGTACGATTTTACCATATATTAAATATTCCTCTCGATATGATTTGCTTTTACAAGGTGAGGAACCCAATATCTTTTCAGCAACCTATTCTGGAGGTGCACTGGTTGATTTAGGCGTGTATCCTCTATTTTTAGCCGTTGGACTTTTCGGTGAACCAGTAAAAACAAACTATTTTCCTGTCATCTTAAGCAGCGGTGTTGATGGAAGCGGAACGCTTGTATTGGAGTATGAGGACTTCATCTGTACCATTCTTTGTTCAAAGATATCCGATTCGGTTGCTCCGTGTGAAATCCAGGGAGAGAAGGGAACTTTTATCCTAGAGGATGCAGCACCGATCTCAGAAATCAGGTTTATTGACAGCCACACAAAAGAGAGCCAAATAATAAGTGTCGTTCAAGAAGAGAAAAACATGGTGTACGAATGTAAAAATATCGCAAGGATTATCGAAACTAGCAATACTAAGGAATACCATGAATTAAAAGATTTGAGTAAAATAGTTCTTCGGATTACTGAAGAGGCAAGGAAACAAAATAATATCGTATTTGCTTCAGAGAAATAATGAAAGGAACCAAGGGTTATATTCTTGGTTCCTTTCATTTTTAGGATGCCTTCCCTATATTCAAGTCCTTCTCAGTTGCGGAGGATCTGGTTCCTTTTGCTATTAGGAGACCTGCGACCGCTCCAACGATGGCAGGGACGACCCAGCCAAGGCCGACAGAGGCGAAGGGAAGGTTGCTCATGACTGAATCTAAGAAACCAACCTGTAGACCAAACATTTTCAGTCCATCATACAAGCTAACAATTCCAGTTAGAAGCATAGCTCCCGCGTATACTTGCTGAGAGTCAGCAAAGAAGCGGTGGAAGAAGGAAAGGGATACAAGTACGATAGTTAATGGATATGCCATGACCAGGAATGGTACAGAAACGAAAATGATTTGATTTAAGCCAAGATTCGCAATTAAAAAGCTTACAATCGTTACAGCAGCAATAACCTG from Neobacillus sp. FSL H8-0543 includes:
- a CDS encoding glutamine--tRNA ligase/YqeY domain fusion protein, coding for MDNHTSNFIKDRMIKDLESGKHNKIITRFPPEPNGYLHIGHAKSIIINFGLADEFNGTTNLRFDDTNPLKEDVEYVNSIKEDVKWLGFEWDNLYFASDYFEEMYSRAVLLIEKGLAYVDDLSADEIREYRGTLTSPGKDSLYRERSIEENLNLFKRMREGEFGNGEKVLRAKIDMSSPNINLRDPVIYRISHSTHHNTGDKWCIYPMYAFAHPLEDAIEDVTHSICTVEFEDQRPLYNWVVEKCEMASQPQQIEFGRLNVTNTVMSKRKLKQLVDEGFVDGWDDPRMPTLSGMRRKGYTPESIRNFVKETGVSKGSGAVDSQMLEHYVREDLKLKAPRTMGVINPLKVVITNYPEGQIELLDAEINPENPEMGMRKIPFSRVIYIEKDDFMEDPPKKYFRLFPGNEVRLKNAYFIKCEEVVKDANGEVVELRCTYDPITKSGTGFTGRKVKGTIHWVEAAHAVPAEFRLFEPLILDKTEEEQDVEEKTFLDHVNPHSLEVLQGYVEPNMKESRPQDKFQFFRHGYFSVDPKLTTIDKLVFNRVVSLKSSFKI
- a CDS encoding GAF domain-containing protein — protein: MSEIKELQAVSNVCNQLKKAAGCEFVALALQNEAGPDVRWHFAAGNLNDKYKRITVRFGKGIAGKIISSGSPMEMVDFPNDIIGKITDHPIMLAEKLVSTYAVPLFFNAVPKGVLLIGNREKHIFSERSHELVKESAHLLEQILKSHILRL
- a CDS encoding Gfo/Idh/MocA family oxidoreductase encodes the protein MNFGTVGTGWITTSFIEAAKLSEQFNLVAVYSRTKDKAQKLAHTYNAPAYFSNLEEMAKSDEIEAVYIASPNSLHFEQAITFLKNKKHVICEKPIFSNTAELEEAYRTAEENGVYLFEAIRNIHTPNFEILKEKIHMAGKIRSTILPYIKYSSRYDLLLQGEEPNIFSATYSGGALVDLGVYPLFLAVGLFGEPVKTNYFPVILSSGVDGSGTLVLEYEDFICTILCSKISDSVAPCEIQGEKGTFILEDAAPISEIRFIDSHTKESQIISVVQEEKNMVYECKNIARIIETSNTKEYHELKDLSKIVLRITEEARKQNNIVFASEK
- a CDS encoding sensor histidine kinase, which produces MMEQPTNNQQISSYIIHSQEEEIKRISQELHEGVGQNLYSILTGLQFVQSSTKQQHLKNYLHEMTELLEKNIQEIRLLSVELHPPTLTTLGLLPAIKSYIKLYTSTFGILVDLNSTGEERQLPERHRIAVFRVCQEALTNIAKYADTSEVKIDFYWGEYELNMCICDFGQGFKAEETDNTLGISAMKERMHLTGGTCDISSTIGEGTTIEISLPY
- a CDS encoding response regulator transcription factor, whose translation is MIRILLVDDHAVVRMGLTMLLNNHPDMQVIGEASEGNEGIKKALKLKPNVVVMDLSMPHGKDGLSATAELKKLMPEVNILILTMHDDEEYLFRAVQAGASGCILKSAPHDELMSAIESVALGDAYLHPAATKRLMEEYLASTKHGNNDTFNLLSDREKEVLTLVAKGYANKEIAEQLVISVKTVETHKGNLMEKLQMKTRPELVEYALKKGLLGYGM
- a CDS encoding PAS domain-containing protein yields the protein MDKELKHPSNELAYLKLELNKSMQELMDTKFALDESSIVAITDSKGIITYINDQFCRISKYSKEELLGQDHHILNSGYHSKEFFREMWRTIGSGEVWKGEIRNRAKDGSYYWVDTTIVPFLDDKGKPYQYLAIRFEITERKRVEQELQSMMTTIIDVQEEERKRLSRNLHDGIGQNLYSHLITINRLMTEVDHPLIQQMQKEATELIEEIREISWELRPSVLDDLGLVPAIRSFLSRYSENYNIDVYFDCVLNQRLDIGIELTIYRIIQEALTNVRKYAEVSEATVTVRKIDDIIRVMIEDQGCGFDLSEQTHGVGLFSMDERARSVGGELTVSTSPGKGTKIILEVPASVTGKGINRDT